The candidate division WOR-3 bacterium genome includes a region encoding these proteins:
- the rpmB gene encoding 50S ribosomal protein L28, with translation MAKHCEICGKVGVVGSNISHAHNVTKRRWEPNLQRIRAKIEGETKKIWVCTRCLRSGKVEKA, from the coding sequence ATGGCAAAACATTGTGAAATTTGTGGCAAAGTTGGCGTGGTTGGTTCTAATATTAGCCATGCCCATAATGTGACAAAACGACGATGGGAACCAAATCTTCAACGAATACGAGCAAAAATTGAAGGCGAAACTAAAAAAATTTGGGTCTGCACTCGTTGTCTTCGTTCCGGTAAAGTTGAAAAAGCATAA